In one window of Episyrphus balteatus chromosome 3, idEpiBalt1.1, whole genome shotgun sequence DNA:
- the LOC129914617 gene encoding transcription initiation factor IIA subunit 2: MSYQLYRNTTLGNTLQESLDELIQFGQITPALAFKVLLQFDKCINTALNQRVKARVTFKANKLNTYRFCDNVWTLMLNDVEFREVHEFAKVDKVKIVACDGKSEFN, encoded by the exons ATGTCTTATCAACTCTACAGAAATACCACTCTTGGAAATACACTCCAAGAAAGCCTCGATGAACTTATTCag TTTGGACAAATCACACCCGCATTAGCATTTAAAGTTCTACTACAATTCGACAAATGCATTAACACTGCACTCAATCAACGGGTTAAGGCTCGTGTCACATTCAAGGCAAACAAATTGAATACGTATCGATTCTGTGACAACGTCTGGACACTTATGTTGAACGACGTTGAATTCCGAGAGGTCCATGAGTTTGCCAAGGTCGACAAAGTTAAAATAGTCGCCTGCGATGGAAAGAGtgaatttaactaa